Sequence from the Pelorhabdus rhamnosifermentans genome:
ATTATGCAGGGAGGGATGGCTATTCGTCTTTCTACTGCTCGATTAGCCGCAGCTGTCGCTGAAGAAGGCGGTATTGGCTTGATTGCAGCTTCTGGTATGACTTTTGATGAATTGAGACATGAAATACGTCTCGCACGATCATTAACAAAAGGGATTATCGGTATAAATATCATGGTGGCTGCTCGGCAGTTTGCAGGTATTGTACACACAGCAATAGATGAAGGCATTGATCTGGTTGTTGCAGGTGCCGGCTTTTCACGTGATGTTTTTGGTATGGGGAGAGAATCAGGTACGCCAATCGTACCTATGGTTTCATCGGTAAAAGCAGCGAAAATTTCTGAAAAACTGGGTGCTTCAGCCGTTGTTGTTGAAGGTAGGGAAGCGGGCGGTCATTTAGGAACCAATCAATCTGTTCGTACGATTCTTCCGGATATTGTAAAAGCCGTAAAGATTCCTGCTCTCGGTGCCGGTGGAGTTATTTCGGGACAGGATATTTGTGAAATATTGAAATTAGGCGGAGCCGGTGTACAAATGGGAAGCCGCTTTGCAGCCAGTGAAGAATCAAATGCGGCACCAGCATTAAAAGAGTTTTACTTAAAAGCTAAAGCGGAAGATGTGGTTGTGATTAAAAGCCCTGTGGGTCTTCCCGGTCAGGCGATTCGCAATCCTTTTGTTGAGAAAATACTTGAAGGTACCCAGCCTGCGCCAGATTTTTGCGGAGCCTGCCTGAAACACTGCTCGCAAAGTTTCTGTATTATTAGTGCTTTGATTCGAGCTCAGCAAGGTGATGTAGAGACCGGTCTGGTGTTTACCGGCCAGGACATTCATAAGATAGATGAAATTCTTTCGGTCAAAGAAATATTTACTCGATTAATCAACGAAGCTGAAAAAATTCAGTAAAAGTTTACGTGAGGTGATTAGTTTGAAGAAGAGAGTTGTCGTAACAGGGTTAGGTGTTATTTCTCCGGTTGGTATTGGAAAGGATGCGTTTTGGCAATCTTTGATTGCTGGAAAATCGGGCATTACGCGGATTACCCGATTTGACCCTACTGATTTTGCTACACAAATTGCTGGGGAAGTAAAAGATTTTGATGCGACTCACTATATTGAGAAAAAAGAAGCCAAACGGATGGATCGTTGTACGCAGTTTGCTATTGCTGCAACGAAAATGGCTTTGGAAGATTCGAAACTAGATCTGGATAAAGAAGATCGGGAGCGGATTGGTACTATAATTGGGACAGGCATTGGTGGTATTGAAACGCTTCATGATCAATATAAAACATTGTTTGACAGAGGTCCGAATCGTATTAGTCCATTTTTTGTGCCGATGATGATTGCTAACATGCCTTCAGGGCAAACGTCCATTACCTTTGGTCTCCAGGGACCCTGTGAATGTGTTGTGACGGCTTGTGCAACAGGGACAAATTCCATTGGAGATGCTTATCGTATTATTGAACGCGGTGATGCTGATGTGATGGTTGCTGGTGGTAGCGAAGCGGCTGTTTCTCCAGCAGCTGTAGCTGGTTTCTGTTCGATGAAAGCTTTGTCCACACGCAATGATGAACCAGAAACCGCATCAAGGCCTTTTACGCTTGGACGGGATGGTTTTGTTATGGGTGAAGGCAGTGGCGTAGTGATATTAGAATCACTGGAACATGCTCAGGCACGTAATGCCCACATTTATGCCGAGATAGCTGGTTATGGCTCTAATGCGGATGCTTTTCATATTACCTCGCCAGCTCCTGAAGGGGCCCAGGCAAAAAAATGCATGGAACTCGCCATTAGAGACGCCGGTCTTGATGTAACAGCAGTAGATTATATTAATGCGCATGGTACATCGACATCGCTCAACGATAAAAATGAAACAGTCGCCATAAAGGCGCTCTTTGGTGATCATGCCAAGAAGCTTGCTGTTAGCTCAACGAAATCTATGACAGGCCATCTGCTTGGAGCAGCAGGTGGAATTGAATTTATTGCTTCTGTTTTAGCTATTCAAGAAAGTATTCTTCCGCCAACGATCAATTACGATGAACCAGATCCTGAATTGGATCTGGACTATGTACCAAATAAGGCCCGTAAGCAAGAAGTGAACGTGGCAATCTCCAATTCCTTTGGGTTTGGTGGACACAATGCTACGGTTTTGGCCAAAAAATTTAAAGCTTAATTGATGATGAAACGGATGTTGGATGATCATAGGCGGGCCGAGCTTACAAGGCTTGTTCGCTTTCTTGGAGTTGAAATGAAGGAGTTACTGCTGCTTCATCAGGCTCTGACACATACTTCTTATGCCAATGAAGCTCGGCACAGTGGATCTATTCACAATGAACGGTTAGAGTTTTTGGGTGATGCTGTTTTAGATCTGATTATTAGTGAGAACCTATTTAAACGCTTTCCGCAATTGACGGAGGGAGAGCTAACAAAGGCCAGAGCGAATCTTGTCTGTGAACATACGCTTGCGAAGAAAGCCGCAGAAGCTGATCTTGGTCGTTATTTACTGCTTGGTAAAGGCGAAGCCCTGTCAGGCGGCAGAGAACGTGTATCCATTTTGGCTGATACATTAGAATCGGTTATTGCAGCGGTTTATTTGGATCAAGGGTTTGCAGTCACAACGGACATGGTGTTGCGTTTACTTTCGAAAGAACTGGCCCTTGTCCAAACAGGTGAGTATGTAAAGGATTTTAAAACGTGGTTGCAGGAAGTTGCACAACGAACACCAGATAATAAAATTAGTTATGAAGTTGTTAGTCAGACAGGACCAGATCATGATAAGGTGTTTAAAATTAGTGTTCATTTGAATGATCAGGAGCTTGGCATTGGTATTGGCAAAAGTAAAAAAGAGGCCGAACAGCAGGCAGCTAAACTTGCATTAATGACGCTGAACGTAATTTGTGAATAAACTGGATAGCTACGTACACGAAAGGCGGCCATGGGGTCGTCTTTCTTAATGCACACGAAAGGTTGGGAGTGTTGTTTGAAAAAAAATACTATTATTCCTATCTTTATCCCTCATTATGGTTGTCCTCATCAATGCATATTTTGCAATCAGCATGAGATTACCGGTCAAGAACAGGTGGTAACCCCCGAGTATGTTCGAAGCGTGATAGATGAGTGGTTATCACGTTTCGATTTCGTATCACGGCATATTGAGGTAGCTTTCTATGGCGGCAGTTTTACGGCTTTGTCTTTAACAGAGCAAGCACGTTTATTAGAACCAGCAAAACAGGCGCTTGCCGCCGGAAAAATTGCAACGATTCGTGTTTCAACACGACCCGATTGTATTACACCAGCTATTTTAGCGTTGCTTCAATCAAACGGCGTAGCCACTGTGGAACTAGGTGTACAGTCCCTTGATAATGATGTGTTAAAATTGGCTGGGCGCGGACATACGGCTGAGCAGGTTCGCTTGGCTGTCAGGCAGCTTAAAGAACAAGGCTTTCAGGTAGGAATTCAGCTCATGCCTGGCTTACCTTGTGAAACCTTATTGTCTCTTGTACAAACGGCTATTGGCACGATTGATTTGGCGCCTGATTTTGTTCGAATTTATCCTGTCATTGTATTAGAAGATACGCCGCTTGCTGATCTCTATCGGAGTCAACACTATCAGCCGCTTACATTGGAGCAAGCGGTGGAGCAAACGGCTTTGCTGCGAACTCTTTTCGAGAATCATCATATTACTGTCATTCGTACGGGGTTGCAAGCGACGACGGAGCTTGATAAAACCTCTGTCGTGCTTGCAGGTCCTTATCATCCGGCCTTTGGTGAACTTGTTGAGGCTTATTTGTATCGGCAAGGTGTGGATGCGTGGCTGGAGCAAGTCAATCCCTGTGGAACCGTCACAATTCATTGTGCAGCAAGACAATTGTCAAAAGTGCGGGGACAAAAAAATGGCAATATTTGCTTATGGGCTAAGAATTATCCAGATGCCTGTGTTACGGTGATGTCTGATTTAGTCAAGCAAGATGAGTTGCTTGTAGAGTATAAAAGTACGAAATATGTCATAAAAAAAATAAATAAATTTTCCAGTTAAAAATATGCAAAAGAAGGAATTTTTAGGAAAAGTGCTGAATAACTTTAGTGTAGAAGCCTTTGCAAAGCCCTGAATTCAAAGGAGGTTAAGTAATGGATATACTGAAAGTATCGGCACAATCAAATCCCAAATCTGTTGCAGGCGCACTCGCTGCTGTTTTACGTGAAAAAGGTACAGCTGAAGTTCAAGCAGTAGGTGCAGGGGCGGTTAACCAAGCAATCAAGGCCATTGCTATTGCTCGCGGTTTTGTCGCACCGAATGGAATCGATTTAGTGGCGATTCCCGCTTTTGCCGAAATTATGATTGATGGTGAGGAACGCACAGCGATTCGTTTTATTGTTGAACCGCGGTAAAACAATCTCTGGAAACCTGTTTGCGTGAGCAAGCAGGTTTTTCTTTTATTATAGGGAATAAATAATTGAACATGAAAATTTATACTAGAAAGGTGTTAGTGATTCTTTTGCAGTTACACAAATTAGAGGCTTATGGTTTTAAGTCTTTTGCTGAGAAAACGGTCCTTGAACTTGGGGCAGGTGTGACTGCTATTGTCGGACCGAATGGTAGTGGTAAAAGCAATGTGGCTGATGCTATCCGCTGGGCTTTGGGTGAACAAAGCATGAAGAGCCTCCGTGGGGCAAAAAGCGAAGACATTATTTTTTCCGGTAGTTCGGCAAGACGGGCTCTGGGGCTGGCGGAAGTTTCGCTGTATTTTGATAACAGTGATGGACTTCTACCTGTTGATTTTGCTGAAGTAGTTATTACACGACGCATTTTTCGGTCGGGTGACAGCGAGTTTTTTATTAATAAAAGTCCTTGCCGTTTGAAAGATATTCATGAACTTTTTGCTGATACAGGTGTGGGGCGTGATTCCATGATGGTTATCGGCCAAAATAAAATTGACGAAATTTTAAATGCAAAGCCGGAAGAACGTCGCCTGATTTTTGAAGAAGCAGCAGGTATTATGAAATACAAACAACGTAAGCGGGACTCTGTACGCAAAATTGAGGAGACAGATAGTAATGTGACGCGTCTTGAAGATATTACTAGTGAAATTGAAGGCCAATTGGGTCCGCTCAAAGACAGTGCTGTCAAGACAAAGCAGTACAATGAGCTTCATGATGAATGGCTCGCTTGTCAGGTCAGTCAACTCTTACAGCGACTCACCAAAGCAGAACAAATCCTTGTCGGGGCGCGCAGCGATTACCAGCAATTTGCGGAGCAGGAGGTTATATTTAGTTCCAAATTGGCTGTTGCTGATACAGAGCGGGACAAGCAAACGAGTGAGTTGGCTAAGGCGGATGAAGCTTGTCGTAATGTATCTTTGCAGCTTAAGCAGATTGAAGAAGAGCTTACAAAACACGAGGCGACAGTCGGTATTCTTGATGAACGTCAGAGCCAAAACCGTCGGGAACTAGAAAGGTTAGTTGCTGATCGGACGTCTCTAGTTGATAAGACGGCTGAAAATCGGGATAAAAGTAAGCGATCCTATGCAGAATATGAGATCAAGCTGCAGGAGCAACAATCTTTACAGGACAAACTGGTTTTGCTTGAAGGGCAGCAAAAGAATGCTGAGGACGCTCAAGCTCAGTTGACGAAGCAAATTGAAACAGGGAAAGAACAAATTTTTGATTGTATGCAAGAACTTGTTTCACAGCGTAATCGATGTCGTGAGCTTGAAAAAGAGCTGCATGGTCTGGACGGACAGAAAGAAAGTCAGTCAGTTGAGGTGGCAAAAGAACAGCAACAGCTGGAAAAATTAGAAATTTTCTATCAAGAGAAAACAGCAGACCTTGCTCAGTTAAAAGCTCAGCAGCTTGCTGAAAAGGAACAGCACGTTTTATTATTAACGAGTAAAAAAGAATTGGAACAAGAATTAGGACGCTTAAAACAGCAGGAGACACAGCTTCAACTTCGTTTAAATGACAGGTTGACACGCAAGAAGTTACTTGTTCATATGCAGCAGGATTATGATGGTTTTGGCAAGGGGATTAAGAGCATTTTAAAAAGTGATGCGCCTTGGCGCTCTCAGGTTTTTGGGGCGGTAGCGGAGCTTATTCAAGTTCCGCCTCACCTTGTTACAGCCATTGAAATTGCCCTGGGTGGTGCGGCTCAGCACTTAATTACGGATCATGCCCAGACGGCTCAGGCGGCTATTCACTATTTAAAGAAAAATCATTTTGGGCGAGTCACTTTTTTGCCGCTCGATACGGTACAGTCCTATTCCAGGCGCGATGCGGAACGATCGTCAGCACAGGAGCAAGGGGTGCTTGGTTTTGCCAGTGAGCTTGTTACTTATGATAAGGCTTATGCTTTAGCTATGGCGCATGTATTGGGGCGAACCCTCATTGTTGATACACTTGATCATGCCTTGGTTATTGCCAAAAAGTATCGTTATTCTTTGCGTATGGTGACTTTGGAGGGGGAACTGGTGAGTCCCGGCGGTTCTTTAACAGGCGGGAGTTCACAGCGACGGGAAAATAGCTTCATCGGACGCCAAAGTGAAATTAATCGACTGGATAGCGAAATTGAATCACAACGCCAAGTTGTTTTGGATCAGCAGCAGCAGAGTCAGGCTGCTTGTGAGCAGCTTAAGCAGTTTGACGAGAAACTGGTTCTTTGCCAAGCAGTTCTTCAGGAAAACGAAGTCAGTCAGGCACAACGACTTGTACAAAATCAACAGACTTTACAAGACATTCAGCGCATTCGTCAGTCTGTCAAAAATTTAATGACAGAAAAACAGCTTCGTGAAGAGCAAGTGAAACAGTTAGGTGCTGATCTCGTTCTTGTGCAGCAAACAGTTAGCCGCCTGGAACAAGAGGATGATGAGCGCAAGCAGACTGTTACGGCTTGGCAGGAAAAAAATAAAATTCAGCAAGCAAGTTTGGCATCCATTACGGAACAAGTGACAGGACTAAGAATAGCAATGTCTGCCTTGACACAACAGCTTCAATCTGTGGGACAGAATCGTAGGCTATATGAAGCGAACTTACGTGAAACAGAAAATCAACTCGATTTATTAATGAAGCAGCAGGATAAGGCGCAAGTCTGTCTTGATGAAACAGCCACTGAATTACTTAGAATTTCAGAACTGAAAAAACGTCTTGCAGCAGAAAAGCAGGAACAAGAATTAAAACTGCGGCAATTTGAGCAGCAAAAATTAGTTGCTTTAAGTGCTGTTGCGGCGTGTGATAAGGATGCCAAGGCCATCCACAAGCAATTACAAGAAGTACAAGGACGTAGTCACGAACGAGAACTGCTTATAACGAAATATGATGCCGAAGTTGCTGCCTGCAATACACAGCTAGAATCGCAGTTCCAACTGACGCGTGAGACAGCACAGTCCTATTATCAGGAGCGTCCGATTGACGAACTTCTTGCAGTAGGTAAACGTCTAGAGCGTCAAATAGCCGAACTCGGGCCTATTAATGCCGGGGCCATTGAAGAATTTACGCGCCTCAAAGAACGGTATGATTTTTTGATGCAGCAAGTTGACGATTTAATTGAAGCCAAGAAGTACTTAGTGTCCATTGTTCAGGAAATGGATCAGACTATGAGTAAGCAATTTAAACAAGCGTTTGATAAAATTAATGATTATTTTCATCAAATATTTACCAAGCTATTTGGGGGTGGACAAGCTAAGCTTGTTTTAACTTCACCTCATGAACTGCTTGATACAGGCATTGATATTATTGTTCAGCCGCCAGGCAAAAAACAGCAGTATTTATCACTGTTTTCGGGTGGGGAGCGATCATTAACAGTCATTGCATTACTATTTAGTTTCTTAAGTTATCGACCCGCGCCATTTTGCATGGTTGATGAAATTGATGCGGCTCTCGATGAAGCGAATGTCACGAGGTTTAGTGAATTTTTAAAAGAATATGCGGAAAATACGCAATTTATTGTTGTTACGCATCGAAAGGGAACGATGGAAATTGCCGATGTCCTTCATGGTATTACCATGGAAGAATCAGGTGTTTCCAAACTTCTATCCGTTAAATTTGCTAAGCAAGTAGGCTAAAGGGGAGTTACAGATGGGCTTTTTTGATAAATTGAAAACAGGTCTAGACAAGACACGCAAGAATTTTACAAATAAAATTGATCAACTGATTACAGGTTATGCACAAATTGATGAAGAATTTCTGGAAGAGTTAGAAGCTGTGCTCATTTCGGCTGATGTAGGTATAAAAACAACGATGATTCTGATGGATAAGGTCCGTCAAGGCATTAAAAACAAGGAAATTAATAGCCCCGATGATTTAAAACCTTTTTTGCGGCAGGAACTTACCCAGTTTCTTATTGAGGGGGTGGAACCACTTCAATTGGCTGAAAATCCACCTACAGTTATTCTTGTTGTGGGTGTCAATGGTGTAGGGAAAACAACGACAATCGGTAAATTGGCGCACTATTACAAAGAGCAGGGAAAAAAGGTGCTGCTTGCAGCTGCTGATACCTTTCGGGCGGCAGCTGTAGAGCAACTGGAAATCTGGAGCGATCGCAGCCACGTCGATATTGTCAAACATGAAGAAGGAGCTGATCCTGCGGCTGTAGTGTATGATGCCGTTCAAGCTGCCAAGGCACGTAAAACAGATATTGTGATTATCGATACAGCTGGCCGACTTCATACGAAATCCAATCTTATGGAAGAACTAAAAAAGATGTGTCGTGTCGTCAATCGTGAAATTCCGGGAGCGCCTCATGAAACATTGTTAGTTCTTGATGCGACAACTGGTCAAAATGCGATTAACCAGGCCAAAATATTTGGTGAAGCAGCAGGAGTGACAGGTGTCGTTTTAACAAAGCTTGATGGAACAGCAAAAGGCGGCGTTGTCATTGCTATCAAAACAGAGCTCCAAATTCCAGTGAAATGGATTGGCGTGGGCGAGGGTGTTAGTGACCTCAGGCCCTTTAATCCCGAAGAATTTGCGTCAGCATTATTTCCTGACAAGTAAAAAACTTGACAGCTGCTTGGATTGTGATATAATAGCCAAGGTAAAGGTATTCTACTTGTCAGCATTTCTGACAGAAGGTGATGTTTTTTGTTAGACAAGGTGCTGAAAATTAGCGCGCTTTACGATTTTTATGGTGCTCTATTGACTGAAAAACAGCAAACTTCTTTGGAACTGCATTATTTCCAAGATCTTTCGTTGTCGGAAATTGCTGAGCAACTCGAAGTTTCACGTCAGGCTGTTTATGATTTGTTAAAACGAGCTGAACAAATTTTAGATGAGCACGAAGAAAAATTACAGCTTGTTGCACGACATCACGAAGAGAGACAGTTGCTTAGAGAAGTCTTTCAGCTTTTAGATCAGTCGCAGCTGGCTGATGTTGAAGTGGTCCAAGTAGCAAAAAATAAATTAAAACGTCTAATTGAGTAAAATGTAAGGAGACGTCTCATGATATTTGAAGGATTAGCAGATAAACTTCAGGCAACTTTTCAAAAATTACGCGGTCACGGTAAGTTATCTGAGGCTGATGTCAATGAAGCGATGCGTGAAGTACGCATGGCACTTCTTGAGGCCGATGTGAATTTTAAAGTAGTAAAAGATTTTGTTGCCAAAGTCAAGGAACGTTCCGTCGGTCAAGAAGTGATGGAAAGCTTAACACCGGCACAATTTGTTATAAAAATTGTTCATGATGAACTGACTCAGCTAATGGGTGGAACACAAAGTCGGATTGCCATTTCTTCCCGTCCGCCGACAGTTATTATGCTTGTTGGTTTACAAGGTGCAGGTAAAACAACAACAGCAGGTAAATTGGCCTTGACATTGAAAAAGCAAGGTAAGCGGCCACTGCTTGTTGCAGGTGACGTTTATCGTCCGGCAGCAATTAAACAGCTTGAGGTTGTTGGTAAACAAGTGGATACGCCTGTTTTCACACTTGGTGATAAGGTAAGCCCTGTTGAGATTGCCAAACAAGCCATTGATCATGCACTTGCTTATTTAAATGATGTAGTCATTGTGGATACGGCAGGGCGGCTGCACATTAACGAAGAATTAATGAATGAACTGAAGCAAATTAAGCAACAGGTGAAGCCTCATGAAATTTTGCTTGTTGTGGATGCCATGACAGGGCAGGATGCGGTCAATGTAGCACAGAATTTTGATCAAGACCTAGGTCTTGACGGGGTCATTTTAACGAAGCTTGATGGCGATGCGCGTGGTGGTGCAGCCCTTTCAATTAAAGCCGTTACAGGCAAACCTATTAAATTTACTGGTATGGGCGAAAAATTGGATGCTTTGGAACCTTTTTATCCTGAACGCATGTCGTCGCGTATTCTGGGCATGGGTGATGTGCTGAGTTTGATTGAAAAGGCGCAAGAAAACATTGATATAGATAAAGCCAAGGCGCTGGAAAAAAAGTTGCGTAAAGAAGACTTTACGCTAGATGATTTTCTTGAACAGATGCAGCAAGTTAGGAAACTTGGCTCGATGGAACAAATTTTAGGTATGATTCCTGGGATGGGAAGCCTAAAAAACAAGCTCAAAGGTGCCGAGTTTGATGAGAAAGAACTGAAGCATATTGAAGCCATTATTTATTCAATGACACCAAAGGAACGGAAAACACCCGCCGTTATTAATGGCAGTCGTCGTAAACGCATTGCTACAGGCAGTGGAACCCGTGTACAAGAAGTCAATCGATTGCTAAAGCAATTCGCCGATGCGAAAAAGATGATGAAGGGTTTTGCAAAAATGAAATCAGGCAATAAGAAGATGCCTTTTAAAATGCCATTCCTGCAATAGCAGTGGAATAGAATAAAGTTTTTGTGATATTTTATAAAGGAGGTGATTTTGTTATGGCAGTTAAAATTCGTTTAAAACGTCTGGGTGCAAAGAAAAGCCCTTTTTATCGTGTAGTTGTTGCTGATTCTCATTTTCCACGTGATGGCCGTCAAATTGAAACAATTGGTCAGTACGATTCCACCATGCAACCTGCTATCATTAAAATTGATGAAGAAAAAGCGATTGAATGGTTAAGCAAAGGTGCTCAACCGACTGATACAGTAAAATCTTTGTTCAGCAAATTGGGTATTATGAAGAAGTGGGATGAACTGAAGCGTTCTAAGAAAGAGGCGTAAGTCAATGACTGATTTAATAGAAGTTATCGCCAAAGCCTTAGTAAGAAATCCCGACAAAGTCAGTGTGACCGAATCGGTCGATAATGAAATCCTTATTTATAAGCTCCATGTGGCAGCGGAAGATATGGGAAAAATTATCGGAAAACAGGGACGGATTGCGAAAGCACTTCGTACTGTCGTGAAAGCGGCTGCCTCGCGGGAAAATAAAAAAGTGATGGTTGAAATCATTGAGTGAGGTGGCGTTTGTCATGGATCAAGCACAACAAGTGACGCTGAAGTGCCCAGTAACCATAAAAGCCAAAGTAACAGAAAACTTAAAAAAGCAATTGACAAGTGATATCGAGGAAGCCATTAAACGGGCGGATACGGAATTGCAGCAAATTGATTTCCAGGGGAAACGGGCGCTTGCTGAGCAAGCCAAGCAGGATGCACAGGGATTAGTTGGCCTGCGTCAGCAAATCAATGCAGAAATGCAAAAACGCATCGATTTCAAAGCACAAATGGAAGCGAAGTTAAAAGAAACAACCGAGCTCGAAATTGGTGTAGAAATCGTTCAAGGAACATTGGAACAATTTGTAACACTTGGAATGGGCGATGATTTAAATCAAGCCATGTCAACTGAGATATTGCTTGAAGACGGCAAAATTATTGCCTTGCGAAGTTAAGATGATGAAAAATTTGATAGCTGTAGGAAAAGTTATTGCCCCGCACGGTGTGCGGGGTGAACTTCGTATCATGCCTCTAACGGATTTCCCTGACCGATTTGAGCAGTTAAGTTCCCTGTTACTTGAGGATGAGAAGTCACTCACGATTGCTCAAGTAAGATATCATAAGCAGTATGTTTTGTTAAAATTTAAAGGCCTTGATTCGCGTAATGATATTGAGTGGCTCAGCGGAAAAATTCTTTATATTCCACGCGATCAAGTTATGCCTTTGTCTGAAGGCCAGTATTATCAGTTCGATTTACTTGGTCTTGAGGTTTTTACTGAAGACGAACAGTATTTAGGTAAACTGACAGATATTCTGGAGACAGGCAGTAATGATGTTTATGTCATTGAACAGGAACAGTCAGGTAGTAAGCCGTTACTTATTCCCGCCTTGAAAAAAGTTGTGAAGAAGATTGATCTTGAGAATAAAAAAATGATCGTAGTCTTGCAGGAAGAATGGGATGACCATGCGCATTGATATTGTTTCACTCTTTCCAGAGATGTTTGATGGGCCTTTGGGCCATAGTATAATCAAGCGTGCTCGTGATGCGGCATTATTAGACATTGTCATTACGAATCCTCGCATCTTTACAGAAGATAAACATCATATTGTCGATGATATGCCTTTTGGCGGCGGTGCCGGCATGGTCATGAAGCCTGACCCGATCTTTCGGGCTGTCCAAAGTCTGTGCGGGGAGACACTCCCTTCTAAGCGGCGGATAATTCTTATGTGTCCAAGTGGTCAGCCCTTTACTCAGGAGAAAGCCAAGGAACTTGCCACATTCGATCAATTGATCTTCGTTTGTGGTCACTACGAAGGTGTGGACGAGCGGGTTCGCAAATACCTTGTTGATGAATGTATTTCTATTGGCGATTATGTACTCACTGGCGGTGAGCTTCCGGCCATGGTTATTACGGATACTGTATCGCGGATGATTCCCGGCGTTCTTGGCGCACCCGAGGGGGCAGAAGAGGATTCTTTTTATCATGGTCTCTTGGAATATCCACAATATACGCGTCCCCGTGAATTTGAAGGAATGACAGTGCCTGACATCCTTCTTTCTGGTGATCATGCGAAAATTGCGCGTTGGCGTCGGAAAGAATCCCTTCGCCTGACGCTACAAAAACGGCCTGATTTATTAAAATCTGCTGAACTTTTGGACACGGATCGACGCTTGCTGCGAGAAATAGAACAGGAAGGCGGCGACGAAGAGTGAGTAAGACCTATATTGGACTGGTGCATTATCCCATTTATAACCGCAATAACGAAGTCGTAACAACCGCCATTGCTAATTTTGATATTCATGATTTAGCCCGTACATCACGGACCTATAATATTAAAAATTATTTTATTATCCATCCGCTGGAAAGTCAGATTCGCTTGGCTCAAGATGTCATGGATTACTGGAAAACGGGTGTTGGCAGTAAGTATAATTTGGATCGTAAAGAAGCTTTTACAACGGTTGAAACAGTGCCTGACATAGAGGCGGCTGTGGATCAGATTACTGCCAAGGAACAGGCTCGTCCCATTGTTGTTACAACAGATGCTAGGATTTATCCCAATACGATTTCTTATGGTCATTTGCGCGAAAAAATTGCTCAGAATGATCATCCTTGCTTATTGTTGTTTGGGACAGGTTTTGGTTTAGAAAAGACCATGATGAATCAATTTGATTATATTTTGGAACCCATTTATGGTGGTGGTGAATATAATCATCTTCCGGTACGGGCGGCTGTTGCTATCATACTGGATCGATTACTTGGAGAAGCTTGGTGGCAGGCGGGAAATACAGATTGATTTTTTTTTGTAAATAGGATATAATAAGTTTTGTGTAAAATGGATGGTCCTCTGCTTGACGAAGGCACGAACATCTAATTAAGGAGGAAATTACAAATGAATATTATTCAAGCTTTAGAACAAGAACAACTTCGCCAAGACATTCCGGTTTTTCGTCCGGGAGATACGGTTCGTGTCCATGTAAAAGTAGTCGAGGGTACACGGGAACGTATTCAGTTATTTGA
This genomic interval carries:
- the smc gene encoding chromosome segregation protein SMC, with the protein product MKIYTRKVLVILLQLHKLEAYGFKSFAEKTVLELGAGVTAIVGPNGSGKSNVADAIRWALGEQSMKSLRGAKSEDIIFSGSSARRALGLAEVSLYFDNSDGLLPVDFAEVVITRRIFRSGDSEFFINKSPCRLKDIHELFADTGVGRDSMMVIGQNKIDEILNAKPEERRLIFEEAAGIMKYKQRKRDSVRKIEETDSNVTRLEDITSEIEGQLGPLKDSAVKTKQYNELHDEWLACQVSQLLQRLTKAEQILVGARSDYQQFAEQEVIFSSKLAVADTERDKQTSELAKADEACRNVSLQLKQIEEELTKHEATVGILDERQSQNRRELERLVADRTSLVDKTAENRDKSKRSYAEYEIKLQEQQSLQDKLVLLEGQQKNAEDAQAQLTKQIETGKEQIFDCMQELVSQRNRCRELEKELHGLDGQKESQSVEVAKEQQQLEKLEIFYQEKTADLAQLKAQQLAEKEQHVLLLTSKKELEQELGRLKQQETQLQLRLNDRLTRKKLLVHMQQDYDGFGKGIKSILKSDAPWRSQVFGAVAELIQVPPHLVTAIEIALGGAAQHLITDHAQTAQAAIHYLKKNHFGRVTFLPLDTVQSYSRRDAERSSAQEQGVLGFASELVTYDKAYALAMAHVLGRTLIVDTLDHALVIAKKYRYSLRMVTLEGELVSPGGSLTGGSSQRRENSFIGRQSEINRLDSEIESQRQVVLDQQQQSQAACEQLKQFDEKLVLCQAVLQENEVSQAQRLVQNQQTLQDIQRIRQSVKNLMTEKQLREEQVKQLGADLVLVQQTVSRLEQEDDERKQTVTAWQEKNKIQQASLASITEQVTGLRIAMSALTQQLQSVGQNRRLYEANLRETENQLDLLMKQQDKAQVCLDETATELLRISELKKRLAAEKQEQELKLRQFEQQKLVALSAVAACDKDAKAIHKQLQEVQGRSHERELLITKYDAEVAACNTQLESQFQLTRETAQSYYQERPIDELLAVGKRLERQIAELGPINAGAIEEFTRLKERYDFLMQQVDDLIEAKKYLVSIVQEMDQTMSKQFKQAFDKINDYFHQIFTKLFGGGQAKLVLTSPHELLDTGIDIIVQPPGKKQQYLSLFSGGERSLTVIALLFSFLSYRPAPFCMVDEIDAALDEANVTRFSEFLKEYAENTQFIVVTHRKGTMEIADVLHGITMEESGVSKLLSVKFAKQVG
- the ftsY gene encoding signal recognition particle-docking protein FtsY gives rise to the protein MGFFDKLKTGLDKTRKNFTNKIDQLITGYAQIDEEFLEELEAVLISADVGIKTTMILMDKVRQGIKNKEINSPDDLKPFLRQELTQFLIEGVEPLQLAENPPTVILVVGVNGVGKTTTIGKLAHYYKEQGKKVLLAAADTFRAAAVEQLEIWSDRSHVDIVKHEEGADPAAVVYDAVQAAKARKTDIVIIDTAGRLHTKSNLMEELKKMCRVVNREIPGAPHETLLVLDATTGQNAINQAKIFGEAAGVTGVVLTKLDGTAKGGVVIAIKTELQIPVKWIGVGEGVSDLRPFNPEEFASALFPDK
- the ylxM gene encoding YlxM family DNA-binding protein, with protein sequence MLDKVLKISALYDFYGALLTEKQQTSLELHYFQDLSLSEIAEQLEVSRQAVYDLLKRAEQILDEHEEKLQLVARHHEERQLLREVFQLLDQSQLADVEVVQVAKNKLKRLIE
- the ffh gene encoding signal recognition particle protein, with product MIFEGLADKLQATFQKLRGHGKLSEADVNEAMREVRMALLEADVNFKVVKDFVAKVKERSVGQEVMESLTPAQFVIKIVHDELTQLMGGTQSRIAISSRPPTVIMLVGLQGAGKTTTAGKLALTLKKQGKRPLLVAGDVYRPAAIKQLEVVGKQVDTPVFTLGDKVSPVEIAKQAIDHALAYLNDVVIVDTAGRLHINEELMNELKQIKQQVKPHEILLVVDAMTGQDAVNVAQNFDQDLGLDGVILTKLDGDARGGAALSIKAVTGKPIKFTGMGEKLDALEPFYPERMSSRILGMGDVLSLIEKAQENIDIDKAKALEKKLRKEDFTLDDFLEQMQQVRKLGSMEQILGMIPGMGSLKNKLKGAEFDEKELKHIEAIIYSMTPKERKTPAVINGSRRKRIATGSGTRVQEVNRLLKQFADAKKMMKGFAKMKSGNKKMPFKMPFLQ